The following proteins are encoded in a genomic region of Porphyrobacter sp. CACIAM 03H1:
- a CDS encoding PAS domain-containing protein, which yields MVESAKSVGVQTPADDTRHYTGVAERPGFLSRRPWWFIYGFALALTVMAVVLRRSLDVLGEGIVPFALFYPVVLACTLVGGLGPGLLSLAISAVAVTLFWLEPTGPLSLSPTGLVNMILFALSNGALIAVAHLLRTSYRNLRQSEARLSLSQEVGKIGIWDLDLKTGGLWWSPSFYQLAGFDRDETPSVKAVLDRIHPDDRPRAIAAFEAARDGRDRLDLEFRYNRDDGATVWMAGRAELFRDAKGRPARLLGINFDATPMRTIESERDRADTLLRTLFDSLPGAAYVKDTEGRILLGNRGMAEAVGCPPEEFIGRTDVEIMGNEESARAIMAHDRMVLDEGVSRQLEEDLVLPDGRMSHWLSVKTPFRDADGQVKGIVGISLDMTERHRAERRLRFLADEVDHRAKNLLGVVQSIVRLTRVEDVTGFKAVLAGRIQALGRAHSLLASNRWDGVEISALVREELAPFGRGTEQIRIAGPSLLIAPNASQALAMVLHELAINAARYGALSVEGGQLSVVWRLTDRDGEARLELGWQEACGPAVVMPANPGFGFTAVRGAIEHQLGGQVAIEWAPEGVRCRITFPAAGNVVEDRSGRAPAGRAREEDRPGAPGETDLAGLRVLVLEDEALIALTLRDLVEDLGCIVVGPAHSVEAGMALIREQAPDLAILDINLASRSNAPVARALQALDVPFVYCTGYAEPEGQIAPDLAAETITKPVDPHLLAAALKRAAGRRVAGVR from the coding sequence TTGGTTGAGAGTGCAAAGAGCGTCGGCGTCCAAACGCCAGCGGACGACACCCGGCATTACACCGGGGTGGCCGAAAGGCCCGGTTTCCTGAGCCGAAGGCCGTGGTGGTTCATCTATGGCTTCGCTCTGGCACTGACGGTCATGGCCGTGGTGCTGCGACGCTCGCTCGACGTGCTGGGCGAAGGCATCGTGCCCTTTGCCCTGTTCTACCCGGTGGTGCTGGCCTGCACGCTGGTGGGCGGGCTCGGACCGGGGCTCTTGTCGCTGGCCATTTCCGCGGTTGCGGTCACGCTGTTCTGGCTGGAGCCGACGGGGCCCCTCTCGCTGTCGCCGACCGGCCTCGTGAACATGATCCTGTTCGCGCTTTCCAACGGCGCCCTGATCGCGGTCGCGCATCTCCTGCGCACCTCCTACCGCAACCTGCGCCAGAGCGAGGCGCGGCTCAGCCTGTCGCAGGAGGTCGGCAAGATCGGCATCTGGGATCTCGATCTCAAGACCGGCGGTCTGTGGTGGTCGCCCTCCTTCTACCAGCTGGCCGGCTTCGACCGCGACGAGACGCCGAGCGTGAAGGCCGTGCTCGACCGCATCCACCCGGACGATCGCCCGCGTGCCATCGCTGCCTTCGAAGCCGCAAGGGACGGGCGCGACCGGCTCGATCTCGAGTTCCGCTACAACCGCGACGACGGTGCGACCGTCTGGATGGCGGGCCGTGCGGAGCTGTTCCGCGACGCGAAAGGCCGGCCAGCACGCCTGCTCGGCATCAACTTCGATGCCACCCCGATGCGCACCATCGAGAGCGAGCGGGACCGGGCCGACACCCTGCTGCGGACCCTGTTCGACAGCCTCCCGGGCGCGGCCTATGTCAAGGACACCGAAGGCCGCATCCTGCTCGGCAACCGGGGCATGGCCGAAGCGGTCGGCTGCCCGCCGGAGGAATTCATCGGCCGGACCGACGTCGAGATCATGGGCAACGAGGAGTCGGCCCGCGCGATCATGGCGCATGACCGGATGGTGCTCGACGAAGGCGTCTCGAGACAGCTCGAGGAGGACCTCGTCCTGCCCGACGGGCGGATGAGCCACTGGCTTTCGGTCAAGACCCCGTTCCGCGATGCCGACGGGCAGGTGAAGGGGATCGTCGGCATCTCCCTCGACATGACCGAACGGCACCGGGCCGAGCGGCGCCTGCGCTTCCTGGCCGACGAGGTCGATCACCGGGCCAAGAACCTGCTGGGCGTCGTGCAGTCGATCGTGCGCCTGACGCGGGTCGAGGACGTGACGGGGTTCAAGGCGGTGCTGGCCGGGCGGATCCAGGCTCTTGGCCGTGCCCACAGCCTGCTGGCTAGCAACCGCTGGGATGGCGTCGAGATCTCCGCACTGGTGCGCGAGGAACTGGCGCCGTTCGGACGCGGGACGGAGCAGATCCGGATCGCGGGGCCATCGCTGCTGATCGCCCCCAATGCCTCGCAGGCGCTCGCGATGGTGCTGCACGAGCTTGCCATCAATGCTGCGCGTTATGGGGCGCTGTCGGTCGAGGGCGGGCAGTTGAGCGTCGTGTGGCGGCTGACGGATCGCGATGGCGAGGCACGTCTTGAACTGGGCTGGCAGGAAGCCTGCGGCCCCGCGGTGGTGATGCCGGCCAACCCGGGCTTCGGCTTCACCGCGGTGCGCGGCGCGATCGAGCACCAGCTCGGCGGGCAGGTCGCGATCGAATGGGCGCCGGAGGGGGTGCGGTGCCGCATCACCTTCCCCGCAGCCGGCAACGTGGTCGAGGATCGCTCCGGCCGCGCCCCGGCGGGAAGGGCACGCGAGGAAGACCGGCCAGGCGCGCCGGGCGAGACCGACCTCGCCGGGCTGCGCGTGCTGGTGCTCGAGGACGAAGCGCTGATCGCGCTCACGCTCAGGGATCTGGTCGAGGACCTCGGCTGCATCGTCGTCGGCCCGGCACATTCGGTGGAGGCCGGCATGGCGCTGATCCGCGAGCAGGCGCCCGATCTGGCGATCCTCGACATCAATCTCGCGTCGCGGAGCAATGCGCCGGTCGCGCGGGCGCTGCAGGCGCTGGATGTGCCCTTCGTCTACTGCACCGGCTATGCCGAACCCGAAGGGCAGATCGCGCCCGATCTGGCGGCGGAGACGATCACCAAGCCGGTCGATCCGCACCTGCTTGCCGCGGCGCTGAAGCGGGCGGCGGGTCGGCGCGTGGCGGGGGTCCGCTAG
- a CDS encoding HWE histidine kinase domain-containing protein, with the protein MEHHVIDYGEYMPHGMCLLWQPWLVLLWAGSDLLIFLSYTAIPVALFMVLRRRAEVPQPALVVLFAAFILLCGITHLFMIVTLWVPIYPFVGWLKLATGLVSIATAVMLFRLIPDIVRLPSPAALETVNRGLHEEIAAHKATLASLDLQVRERTADLERATTALAVQAREAVHRSSNLLSVVHTLAMQSAKGSRSLADFLDPFLGRVRALADATRSMGADGDARARLSAVVEAALAVPRATYGDRIAYSGPPIEIGQIAAQQLSLALHELATNTHKYGLGVSDGLRVSVTWSTAGEDFTLLWREQGGAAASPAAAAEQPVEGFGSTLLMSIVPATLRGRAERSFDADGMTYRLVAPLAAIRDRLSPDEEADLASRIIAASFSNE; encoded by the coding sequence ATGGAACACCATGTCATCGACTATGGCGAATACATGCCGCACGGCATGTGCCTGTTGTGGCAGCCCTGGCTGGTCCTGCTGTGGGCCGGTTCCGACCTGCTGATCTTCCTGTCCTACACCGCCATTCCGGTCGCGCTGTTCATGGTGCTGCGCCGGCGCGCAGAGGTGCCGCAGCCCGCGCTGGTGGTGCTGTTCGCCGCCTTCATCCTGCTGTGCGGCATCACCCATCTTTTCATGATCGTGACGCTGTGGGTGCCGATCTATCCCTTCGTGGGCTGGCTCAAGCTGGCCACGGGTCTCGTCTCCATCGCCACTGCGGTGATGCTGTTCCGGCTGATCCCCGACATCGTCCGGCTGCCCTCGCCGGCGGCGCTCGAGACGGTCAATCGCGGCCTCCACGAGGAGATCGCCGCGCACAAGGCGACGCTTGCCTCGCTCGACCTGCAGGTGCGCGAGCGCACCGCCGATCTCGAACGCGCGACGACCGCGCTCGCGGTGCAGGCGCGCGAGGCCGTGCATCGCAGCAGCAACCTGCTGTCGGTGGTGCACACACTGGCGATGCAATCGGCCAAGGGCAGCCGGAGCCTTGCCGATTTTCTCGATCCCTTCCTCGGCCGGGTGCGGGCGCTCGCCGATGCGACGCGATCGATGGGCGCGGACGGAGACGCGCGGGCGCGGCTTTCGGCGGTGGTGGAGGCGGCGCTGGCGGTGCCGCGTGCAACCTATGGCGACCGCATCGCCTATTCCGGACCGCCGATCGAGATCGGCCAGATCGCCGCCCAGCAATTGAGCCTTGCGCTGCACGAGCTCGCCACCAACACCCACAAGTACGGGCTCGGCGTCTCGGACGGGCTGCGGGTGAGTGTCACATGGTCGACCGCCGGCGAGGATTTCACGCTGCTCTGGCGCGAGCAAGGCGGCGCGGCGGCATCGCCTGCCGCGGCGGCGGAGCAGCCGGTCGAAGGCTTCGGCAGCACGTTGCTCATGAGCATCGTCCCGGCAACGCTGCGGGGCAGAGCCGAGCGCAGCTTCGACGCGGACGGGATGACCTACAGGCTGGTCGCGCCGCTGGCCGCGATCCGCGACCGGCTGTCCCCCGACGAGGAGGCGGACCTCGCCAGCCGGATCATCGCGGCCAGCTTCAGCAACGAATAG
- a CDS encoding response regulator codes for MSESRLSGRHILIVEDNFYQAEDSRDSLARAGAVIAACRGTPPDLDALLAETQVDIALLDIHLGPVRSFDLARALRARAIPVIFLTGYDAGVVPADLADIPLIAKPADTAALVDTLARRLDAGDGPRGT; via the coding sequence ATGTCGGAGAGCAGGCTTTCGGGCCGCCACATCCTCATCGTCGAGGACAATTTCTACCAGGCCGAGGACAGCCGCGACAGCCTTGCCCGGGCCGGGGCGGTGATCGCCGCCTGCCGGGGCACGCCGCCCGATCTCGACGCGCTGCTGGCCGAAACGCAGGTCGATATCGCGCTGCTGGACATCCACCTCGGGCCGGTGCGCTCGTTCGATCTCGCGCGGGCGCTGCGGGCGCGCGCGATCCCGGTCATCTTCCTGACCGGCTACGACGCGGGCGTCGTGCCAGCCGATCTGGCCGATATTCCCCTGATCGCCAAGCCCGCCGACACCGCAGCCCTGGTCGACACTCTCGCGCGGCGGCTGGACGCCGGGGACGGGCCCCGCGGCACATAG
- a CDS encoding fumarylacetoacetate hydrolase family protein has product MTLLFDPQPPVLAPTSDGRFFPVRRIFCIGRNYEEHAREMGDKADPEAPFFFTKWAETVVGDGATIAYPQGTSNFHYEAELVVAIHRPGRNIPRERALDHVWGYAAGLDMTRRDLQSEARAKQRPWDAGKNVEQSSPLGLIHPASALGDATKGALTLTVNGVERQRGDLSQMITPVDRLIAFLSGLYRLEAGDLIYTGTPAGVGAVVPGDVIVVAVQGLTSLTITVGQHDQ; this is encoded by the coding sequence TTGACCCTGTTGTTCGACCCCCAGCCGCCCGTGCTGGCCCCCACAAGCGATGGCCGTTTCTTCCCGGTGCGGCGCATCTTCTGCATCGGCCGCAACTACGAGGAACATGCCCGCGAGATGGGCGACAAGGCGGATCCCGAAGCGCCGTTCTTCTTCACCAAGTGGGCCGAAACCGTGGTCGGCGACGGTGCGACGATTGCCTATCCGCAGGGCACATCGAACTTCCACTACGAGGCCGAGTTGGTCGTCGCGATCCACCGGCCCGGGCGCAACATCCCGCGCGAACGGGCGCTCGATCACGTCTGGGGCTATGCCGCCGGACTGGACATGACGCGCCGCGACCTTCAGTCGGAAGCGCGCGCCAAGCAGCGGCCATGGGACGCCGGCAAGAACGTCGAGCAGTCCTCGCCCCTCGGCCTGATCCACCCCGCATCCGCACTGGGCGATGCCACCAAGGGGGCGCTCACGCTGACGGTGAACGGCGTCGAGAGACAGCGCGGCGACCTGTCGCAGATGATCACCCCTGTCGATCGCCTGATCGCGTTTCTCTCCGGCCTCTACCGGCTGGAAGCGGGGGACCTGATCTACACCGGCACACCCGCCGGCGTCGGTGCCGTCGTGCCTGGTGACGTGATTGTCGTTGCTGTCCAGGGACTGACATCGCTGACCATTACGGTGGGGCAGCATGATCAATGA
- the gtdA gene encoding gentisate 1,2-dioxygenase — protein sequence MLTLWEQPHALVLPEPCSPARPWRWSYGPAREYLMRAGDLISAEQAERRVLIMENPGLPGQAAITPSLYAGLQLVLPGEVAPCHRHTQNALRFVMEGSGAYTALDGEKAVMEPFDLVLTPAGQWHDHGNETAQPMIWLDGLDIPTVRLFDAQFSERLDQPTHPVTAPPGDTLARYGRNLRPMRGHVADRRPTGRPLFHYRFADWRPALAAMARSAEIDPHLGHALEFLNPADGGQVLATMSAHVRLLPAGFETRPRQSTDGTVFVVVEGEGEAELNGEVVPLHERDVVVVPSWTRLVLRSSRELVLFAYSDKASQEKLELYRERNL from the coding sequence CTGCTGACGCTGTGGGAACAGCCGCATGCTCTGGTCCTGCCTGAGCCTTGTTCGCCGGCCCGGCCGTGGCGCTGGAGCTATGGCCCGGCGCGCGAATACCTGATGCGTGCCGGCGACCTGATCTCCGCCGAACAGGCAGAGCGGCGGGTGCTGATCATGGAAAACCCCGGGCTGCCGGGCCAGGCGGCGATCACGCCGAGCCTCTATGCCGGCCTGCAACTGGTCCTGCCGGGCGAGGTGGCGCCGTGCCATCGCCATACGCAGAACGCCCTGCGCTTCGTGATGGAGGGGAGCGGCGCCTACACCGCTCTCGACGGCGAGAAGGCGGTGATGGAGCCCTTCGATCTGGTGCTCACGCCGGCCGGGCAATGGCACGACCATGGCAACGAGACCGCCCAGCCGATGATCTGGCTCGACGGGCTCGACATTCCGACCGTGCGGCTGTTCGATGCTCAGTTCTCGGAGAGGCTCGACCAGCCGACCCATCCGGTGACCGCTCCGCCCGGCGACACGCTGGCGCGCTACGGCCGCAACCTGCGCCCGATGCGCGGCCATGTTGCCGACCGAAGGCCGACCGGGCGTCCGCTGTTCCATTACCGCTTTGCCGACTGGCGCCCTGCCCTCGCCGCCATGGCCCGTTCCGCGGAGATCGACCCGCACCTCGGCCATGCGCTGGAGTTCCTGAACCCGGCCGACGGCGGGCAGGTGCTCGCGACGATGTCCGCCCATGTCAGGCTGTTGCCCGCGGGCTTCGAGACCCGCCCGCGCCAGAGCACGGACGGAACGGTTTTCGTTGTCGTCGAGGGCGAAGGTGAGGCAGAACTGAACGGCGAGGTCGTGCCGCTGCACGAGCGTGACGTGGTGGTCGTTCCCTCGTGGACACGGCTGGTCCTGCGCTCGTCGCGCGAGCTCGTCCTGTTCGCCTATTCCGACAAGGCTTCGCAGGAGAAGCTGGAACTCTACCGGGAGCGCAATCTTTGA
- a CDS encoding penicillin acylase family protein, whose translation MMRNFVGAAAAAAVVFVAQAGAAEAAGRTSATITRTTYGIPHIEARDWRGVGFGVAYAYAEDNLCLLAEEFATVAGERSKHFGPEAKAVLGFEEVDNLSSDVFFRAVIDLPALREGAKSLSPRARDLMAGYVAGYNRFLKNAGADGIPAACRGKAWVRPITDDDMLRLNEKQMLLASSLNLAPAIANAVPPGSPAPKVAIHMPDPKELGMGSNGWAFGGDVTANGRGMVIGNPHFPWKGPNRFWQMHVKGPKGYEVMGVGLAGTPMPTLGFNRDVAWTHTVTEARHFTLYQLALDPADPTRYMVDGKSEAMTAQTVTVPMPEGTPAVTRTLYSTRFGPVFVIPARGIGWTAQSAFALKDANRGNQRGIETWLRIGEAKNVGEVRAAVSETLGIPWVNTIAADRHGDALHADVTAVPNVSAAKAKACATPISGLFAELAILLDGSKSSCDWDAAPGTPAPGLMPAGDQAATTVKTWLTNSNDSYWISNPAIPHRELSPILGQYATARSLRTRSNFIETAAILDSGKVDHARAQALAFGNASLAADLVVPELLTLCPAAEGAAARGCAALAKWDRRFDADSRGARLFRTLWPKIGSIKGLWAVPFDPADPVNTPRDLATEGESGANLLAALASVVTTMEEQGLALDSRWGDEQLVMAGNDAIPIHGGSGWLGVLNMQEADRAANGKLIPRHGTSYIQIVGFDAKGPVADAILSYSQSTDPASPHAYDQTRAYAEKRWHRLPFHRADIRAAAIGKPRRISE comes from the coding sequence ATGATGCGCAATTTCGTCGGAGCAGCGGCTGCCGCCGCTGTGGTGTTCGTGGCCCAGGCTGGGGCGGCCGAGGCGGCCGGGCGTACGTCCGCGACCATCACCCGCACCACCTACGGCATCCCCCATATCGAGGCGCGCGACTGGCGCGGCGTGGGCTTCGGGGTCGCCTATGCCTACGCCGAGGACAATCTGTGCCTGCTGGCCGAGGAATTCGCCACCGTCGCGGGCGAACGCTCGAAGCATTTCGGCCCAGAGGCCAAGGCGGTGCTCGGTTTCGAGGAGGTCGACAACCTCTCCTCCGACGTGTTCTTCCGCGCGGTGATCGACCTGCCCGCCCTGCGCGAGGGCGCGAAGTCGCTCTCCCCCCGCGCCCGCGACCTGATGGCGGGCTATGTCGCGGGCTACAACCGCTTCCTCAAGAACGCGGGCGCCGACGGCATCCCCGCCGCATGCCGCGGCAAGGCCTGGGTGCGGCCCATCACCGACGACGACATGCTGCGCCTCAACGAGAAGCAGATGCTGCTCGCCAGCTCGCTGAACCTCGCGCCCGCGATCGCCAATGCCGTCCCGCCGGGCAGCCCCGCGCCGAAGGTCGCGATCCATATGCCCGACCCGAAGGAGCTCGGCATGGGCAGCAACGGCTGGGCCTTCGGCGGCGATGTCACCGCCAACGGGCGCGGCATGGTGATCGGCAACCCGCACTTCCCGTGGAAGGGCCCCAACCGCTTCTGGCAGATGCACGTCAAGGGCCCCAAGGGCTACGAGGTGATGGGCGTGGGCCTCGCGGGCACGCCGATGCCGACGCTCGGCTTCAACAGGGATGTCGCCTGGACGCATACCGTCACCGAGGCGCGGCACTTCACGCTCTACCAGCTGGCGCTCGATCCCGCCGATCCGACCCGCTACATGGTCGACGGCAAGAGCGAGGCGATGACGGCGCAAACCGTCACCGTGCCCATGCCCGAAGGCACGCCCGCCGTGACCCGCACCTTGTATTCGACCCGCTTCGGCCCGGTCTTCGTCATCCCCGCGCGCGGCATTGGCTGGACCGCGCAGAGCGCCTTCGCACTCAAGGATGCCAACCGCGGCAACCAGCGCGGGATCGAGACCTGGCTGCGCATCGGCGAGGCGAAGAACGTGGGCGAGGTGCGCGCCGCGGTCAGCGAGACGCTCGGCATTCCGTGGGTCAACACCATCGCGGCCGACCGCCACGGCGACGCGCTCCATGCCGATGTCACCGCCGTGCCCAACGTCTCCGCCGCCAAGGCCAAGGCCTGCGCGACGCCGATCTCGGGCCTTTTCGCGGAACTCGCGATCCTGCTCGACGGCAGCAAGTCGTCCTGCGACTGGGACGCCGCCCCCGGCACCCCCGCCCCCGGCCTGATGCCCGCAGGCGATCAGGCCGCGACGACCGTGAAGACCTGGCTCACCAATTCCAACGACAGCTACTGGATCAGCAACCCCGCGATCCCGCACCGCGAGCTGTCGCCGATCCTCGGCCAATACGCGACCGCGCGCAGCCTGCGGACGCGGTCGAACTTCATCGAGACCGCAGCGATTCTGGACTCGGGCAAGGTCGATCACGCCCGCGCGCAGGCGCTCGCCTTCGGCAATGCCAGCCTTGCGGCCGATCTGGTCGTCCCCGAACTGCTGACGCTCTGCCCCGCCGCCGAGGGTGCCGCCGCGCGCGGCTGCGCGGCGCTCGCCAAGTGGGACCGCCGCTTCGATGCCGACAGCCGCGGCGCGCGCCTGTTCCGCACACTCTGGCCGAAGATCGGCTCGATCAAGGGCCTGTGGGCGGTGCCCTTCGATCCGGCCGATCCGGTCAATACGCCGCGCGACCTTGCGACCGAAGGCGAAAGCGGCGCCAACCTGCTTGCCGCCCTCGCCTCGGTCGTCACGACGATGGAGGAACAGGGCCTGGCGCTGGATTCGCGCTGGGGTGACGAACAGCTGGTGATGGCGGGCAATGATGCGATCCCGATCCACGGCGGATCGGGTTGGCTCGGCGTCCTCAACATGCAGGAAGCCGACCGCGCCGCGAACGGCAAACTGATCCCGCGCCACGGGACGAGCTACATCCAGATCGTCGGTTTCGACGCCAAGGGCCCGGTGGCGGACGCGATCCTCAGCTATTCGCAATCGACCGACCCGGCCTCGCCCCACGCTTACGACCAGACCCGCGCCTATGCGGAGAAGCGCTGGCACCGCCTGCCCTTCCACCGCGCCGACATCCGCGCCGCCGCGATAGGCAAGCCGCGCCGCATAAGCGAGTGA
- a CDS encoding TorF family putative porin, producing MGQEDDTPAITISGAATLTSDYRFRGVSQSDEGMAVQGGITISHESGFYVGAWGSNLAGWGTFGGANMELDLIAGFKFPVGEGTLDTGVTWFMYPSGADTTDFAELYARLSGAVGPVSLTGTVAYAPSQEALGNVFPVGGGFNPGDKEDNLYLAGDAAYAVDGAPITLKAHLGYSDGNPGLGPNGTSIAPTGTYFDWLIGADIVPISGLTLSVAYVDTDISEAEANRIRPNFATLAGNSISDATVVFSITASF from the coding sequence ATGGGCCAGGAAGACGACACCCCGGCCATCACCATCTCGGGCGCCGCGACGCTGACCAGCGACTACCGCTTCCGCGGCGTATCGCAGAGCGACGAGGGAATGGCGGTGCAGGGCGGCATCACGATCAGCCACGAAAGCGGCTTCTATGTCGGCGCCTGGGGATCGAACCTTGCGGGCTGGGGCACCTTCGGCGGGGCCAACATGGAGCTCGACCTGATTGCCGGGTTCAAGTTCCCGGTCGGCGAAGGCACGCTCGATACCGGCGTGACGTGGTTCATGTATCCGAGCGGCGCCGACACCACCGATTTCGCCGAGCTCTACGCAAGGCTTTCGGGCGCGGTCGGCCCGGTCTCGCTGACCGGGACCGTCGCCTATGCGCCCTCGCAGGAGGCGCTCGGGAATGTCTTCCCGGTGGGCGGCGGCTTCAATCCCGGCGACAAGGAGGACAACCTCTACCTCGCGGGCGATGCGGCCTATGCCGTGGATGGCGCGCCGATCACGCTCAAGGCGCACCTCGGCTATTCCGACGGCAACCCCGGCCTCGGCCCCAACGGCACCAGCATCGCGCCCACGGGCACCTATTTCGACTGGCTGATCGGCGCGGACATCGTGCCGATCTCGGGCCTGACCTTGTCGGTCGCCTATGTCGACACCGACATCTCCGAAGCCGAAGCGAACCGCATCCGCCCGAACTTCGCCACGCTCGCGGGCAATTCGATCTCGGATGCGACCGTGGTGTTCTCGATCACCGCCTCGTTCTGA
- a CDS encoding DUF6733 family protein: MKLRFACAASALTLGCALSAPAFAQGPDAAAIDAAAATIVVTNAAKPSDDEAAGFDLAVGAAPAGNAIPVGLGTGETAVSSAVMVAAAAAAQDGSGGRGERFSVVLNQDAFFGFYPTFNGLIPVGEKVDLSFYGILWTTSDFSSATGLGSDLWTEFGIGANFIAADGKLAIKPQIGITNGALLSRGNLGRGPRNTTTTLNGGNVFDGIVPSLTINYSDDKFEGEFYGGYYAALRNRSDNVGALDFLHTWINAGYKFSSNFSAGAHIEFLANTRADLPGGSASNVYEWYGPYVQFSLSKGFFARFTGGIEEGGGAGGNRGDFYKLAVGMSF; the protein is encoded by the coding sequence ATGAAACTTCGTTTTGCTTGTGCCGCCTCGGCGCTGACCCTGGGCTGCGCCCTGTCGGCCCCGGCCTTCGCGCAAGGGCCGGACGCCGCCGCGATCGATGCCGCGGCCGCCACCATCGTCGTCACCAACGCCGCCAAGCCCTCCGATGACGAGGCCGCGGGCTTCGACCTCGCCGTGGGCGCCGCCCCGGCCGGGAACGCGATTCCCGTGGGCCTCGGCACCGGCGAGACCGCCGTCTCGAGCGCGGTCATGGTCGCCGCCGCCGCTGCCGCGCAGGATGGCTCGGGCGGGCGCGGGGAACGTTTCTCCGTCGTGCTCAACCAGGATGCCTTCTTCGGCTTCTACCCCACCTTCAACGGCCTCATCCCGGTCGGCGAGAAGGTCGACCTGAGCTTCTACGGCATCCTGTGGACCACCTCGGACTTCTCGAGCGCCACCGGCCTCGGCTCCGACCTGTGGACCGAATTCGGCATCGGCGCCAACTTCATCGCCGCAGACGGCAAGCTGGCGATCAAGCCGCAGATCGGCATCACGAACGGCGCGCTGCTGTCGCGCGGCAACCTCGGGCGCGGACCCCGCAACACCACCACCACCCTCAATGGCGGCAACGTGTTCGACGGCATCGTGCCGAGCCTCACCATCAACTACAGCGACGACAAGTTCGAAGGCGAGTTCTACGGCGGCTACTACGCCGCGCTGCGCAACCGCAGCGACAATGTCGGCGCGCTCGACTTCCTGCACACCTGGATCAACGCCGGCTACAAGTTCAGCAGCAACTTCTCGGCTGGCGCCCATATCGAGTTCCTCGCCAACACCCGCGCCGATCTGCCCGGCGGCAGTGCCTCGAACGTCTATGAATGGTATGGCCCCTACGTGCAGTTCTCGCTGAGCAAGGGCTTCTTCGCCCGCTTCACCGGCGGCATCGAGGAAGGCGGCGGCGCGGGCGGCAACCGCGGCGACTTCTACAAGCTCGCGGTCGGTATGTCGTTCTGA
- a CDS encoding NAD(P)-dependent alcohol dehydrogenase — protein MATATNEYPTKAFGATAPDSGVGPMSITRRGLRHDDVLIEITHCGICHSDLHTVRNDWGRTTYPVVPGHEIVGIVAAVGESVTRHKVGDRVAIGCMVDSCMECAHCEADLEQYCLDGGMTGTYNGTDRRDGSPTHGGYSERIVAREEFVLKVPDSLPMAEAAPLLCAGITSYSPLRTWKVGPGSKVAVAGLGGLGHMGVKLAAAMGAEVTVLSRSEGKRADAEKLGAHAFLNTSDKAAMKAARGRFDMVLNTIPVRHDVTPYLHLLRIDGVQVLVGMIDMMPELHTGVLLGRKVLTGSGIGGLAETQEMLDFCAAHGILPDIEVIRMQDIQSAYDRMEASDIKYRFVIDMESLRTA, from the coding sequence ATGGCCACCGCCACCAACGAATATCCGACCAAGGCCTTTGGCGCGACCGCGCCCGACAGCGGGGTCGGACCGATGTCGATCACCCGCCGGGGCCTGCGCCACGACGACGTGCTGATCGAGATCACACATTGCGGCATCTGCCACTCCGATCTCCACACCGTCCGCAACGACTGGGGGCGCACGACCTATCCGGTGGTGCCGGGGCACGAGATCGTCGGCATCGTTGCCGCGGTCGGCGAGAGCGTCACCCGCCACAAGGTGGGCGACCGGGTGGCGATCGGGTGCATGGTCGATTCCTGCATGGAATGCGCCCATTGCGAGGCGGACCTCGAACAATACTGCCTCGATGGCGGGATGACCGGGACCTACAACGGCACCGACCGGCGCGACGGTTCGCCGACCCACGGCGGCTATTCCGAGCGGATCGTGGCGCGCGAGGAATTCGTGCTCAAGGTGCCCGACAGCCTGCCGATGGCCGAGGCCGCGCCGCTGCTGTGCGCGGGGATCACCTCCTACTCGCCGCTTCGCACCTGGAAAGTCGGGCCCGGCAGCAAGGTCGCGGTCGCCGGGCTTGGCGGGCTGGGGCACATGGGGGTGAAGCTGGCGGCGGCGATGGGGGCCGAGGTGACCGTGCTGTCGCGCAGCGAGGGCAAGCGCGCCGACGCCGAGAAGCTGGGCGCCCATGCCTTCCTCAACACTTCCGACAAGGCGGCGATGAAGGCCGCACGCGGGCGGTTCGACATGGTGCTGAACACCATTCCGGTGCGCCACGACGTCACGCCCTATCTCCACCTGCTGCGGATCGACGGGGTGCAGGTGCTGGTCGGGATGATCGACATGATGCCCGAGTTGCACACCGGCGTGCTCCTGGGGCGCAAGGTGCTGACCGGAAGCGGCATCGGCGGCCTCGCCGAAACGCAGGAGATGCTCGATTTCTGCGCCGCGCACGGCATCCTGCCCGATATCGAGGTGATCCGGATGCAGGACATCCAGAGCGCCTACGACCGGATGGAGGCAAGCGACATCAAGTACCGCTTCGTCATCGACATGGAGAGCCTGCGCACCGCCTGA